The Rubrobacter tropicus nucleotide sequence GGGCGGAGACCAGGTGCAAGGTGTTGCGCATAAGCGCGACGCGCACGGCCCGCCGCCCGACGATCTCCCGGGAGAGCTCGTCGGGACGAAAGCCTTCGAGGCGCATCCACAGGCCAACGTAGGGCGGGTCGGGAGCCTGGGCTTGTAGGCCGACGAGGTGCTCGATCGCGTCGAGGACGGGCGTCTCACGGCGATCCAGCAGCATCTGTCGCTCGAGCAAAGCGCGGTTGAGCGCGCGCGGGCCAAGTACCTCGTTCGATCCCCGCGACGTCATCGGGGCCCGTCTGACGCGACGAAGACGGGCGCGACAGGCGGCCCACCGCGGCCAACGCGAACCCCGGCCACGGACCATGACGCTGGAGTCAGGACGATGAACGCGACGATCCTCAATGGCGACCTCGACGACGCCGTTACCCGGGCAACAAACTCCTGCCCATCAAGAACTCGTCGGCCTGACGGGCTGCCTTGCGGCCCTCGGCGATGGCCCAGACTATCAAGGACGCCCCCCGCTTGGCGTCGCCGGCGACGAAGACGTCCTCCTGCCTGGTCCCGAAGCCGTTCTCGGAGTGGATGGCGCCCCGGTCGGTGTATCCGAGGTCCATCTCCTCCTGGAGGCGATCCTTGACGGGGCCCGTGAAGCCGATGGCGAGAAGGACGAGGTCGGTCTCCATCTCGAAGTCCGTCCCCTCCTTCGGGACGGTCTTGCCCTCGGGTGTCCGCTCGGTCTCGACGGCGTGCATCCTCTCGACGTGGCCGTTCGAGCCGGAGAAACCCTTGACGGCGACAGAGAAGCCGCGCTCACCGCCCTCCTCGTGCGCGGGGTAGGTGTGCAGGATAAGCGGCCAGTCCGGCCAGACGAGGTGGTCCGGGTTCTCGGGTGGCTTGGGGCCGTGGGTGAGGACCTTTACCGAGGCGCAGCCCTCGCGGTGGGAGTTGCCGAGGCAGTCGGCGCTCGTGTCGCCGCCGCCCAGGATGACGACGTTCTTGTCCTTCGCGCTGATCTCTATCTCGGCGTTGGTCGGGAGGCCGGCGACGCGGCGGTTTTGTTGCACGAGGTAATCCATCGCGAGGTGGATGCCCCCGAGCTCCCTGCCCGGCACGTCGAGGTCGCGGCCCTGCAACGCGCCCACGGCGAGGACCGTCGCGTCGAACTCGCTCTTGAGCTCTTCCGTCGTCGGGTTCTCGCCGACGTGGGAGTTCGCGCGGAACTCGACGCCTTCCTCTTCCATCATGGCGACGCGACGGTCGACCACCCACTTCTCTATCTTGTAGTCGGGGATGCCGTAGCGGAGGAGGCCGCCGATCTTGTCGTCCTTCTCGAAGACGACGACCGTGTGCCCGGCCCAGTTGAGTTGCTGCGCCGCGGCCAGGCCCGCCGGTCCGCTGCCGACGACCGCGACCTTCTTCCCGGTCCGCCTCTCGGGCGGCGGGGGTTTGGCGACCACCCAGCCTTCGTCGAAGGCGCGGTTTATTATGGAGAGCTCTATCTCCTTTATGGTTACCGGCTTGTCGTTGATGGCGAGGACGCAGGCCGCCTCGCACGGGGCGGGGCAGAGCATCCCCGTGAACTCTGGGAAGTTGTTCGTCTGGTGGAGGCGGTCTATCGCCTGCTTCCAGTGCTCACGGTAGACGAGGTCGTTCCAGTCCGGGATCAGGTTTCCCAAGGGACAGCCGGTGTTGCAGAAAGGCACCCCGCAGTCCATGCACCGCGAGGCCTGGCCCTTGAGCTCCTCCTCGGGCATGGGCTCGTAGACGTAGCGGTAGTCCTGGACCCGCTCTTCGACGGTCCGCTTGGGGGTGGGCTTGCGCCCGATCTTGAGAAAGCCTTTGGGATCCCCCACTAGCGCGCCACCTCCAACTCCGCCTCCTGCCGCTCCTGCAACACCCGCTTGAGGTCGTGCGGCATCACTTTGATGAACCTGGGCAGCAACTCGTCCCACTCGCCCAGCACCCGCCGCGCCCGCTCGCTCCCGGTCCATTCCAGGTGCTTTTCGACCATCTCCCTCAAGAGCGCCTCGTCTTCCTCCGATTCCACGGCCTCCAAACCGACCATGTCCTTGTTGCAGAGCGTCTCGAAACGCCCCTCCTCGTCGAGCACGAACGCCACCCCGCCGCTCATACCGGCCGCGAAGTTGCGCCCCGTCTCCCCGAGCACAACGACGACCCCGCCGGTCATGTACTCGCAACCGTGGTCCCCGAGGCCCTCGACGACGGCGTGCGCCCCCGAGTTACGGACCGCGAACCGTTCCCCCGCGAAGCCGCGGAAGAAAGCCTCGCCAGCCGTGGCGCCGTAGAGCGCGACGTTCCCGATGACGACGTTGCGGGCCGCCCTGTAACCCGCCACTTTCGACGGGAAGACCGCGAGCCGCCCCCCCGAGAGGCCCTTGCCCACGTAGTCGTTCGTGGTGCCTTCCAGGGCGAACGTAATGCCCTTCGCCAGCCACGCCCCGAAGGACTGGCCGCCGACGCCGTTCATGTCTATCCGGATGGCGCCGTCGGGCAGCCCGTCGTTGCCGTACCGCCGCGCGAGCTCGCCCGAGAGCATCCCCCCGACCGTGCGGTGGGTGTTCAGGACCTCTCGCGAGAACCGGACGGGCTCCCCGTTTTCGAGGGCCGGCATGCACCCCTCGATCAGCTCGTTGTCCAGCGACCTGTCGAGGCCGTGCTCCTGCAGCTCGGTGTGCCGGATGGGCTTCCCTTCGGAGTCCTCGTCGTGGTGCAGGATCGCCGAGAGGTCCACGCCCCGCGCTTTCCAGTGCTCGATGGCCCCGCGCATCTTGAGCCTGTCCGTCCGCCCGACCATCTCCTCGAACGTGCGGAAGCCCATCCCGGCCATGAACTCCCGCACCTCCTCGGCGAGGAAGAAGAAGTAGTTCACGACGTGCTCGGGCGTCCCCCTGAAGAGCTTGCGGAGCTCCGGGTCCTGCGTCGCTATGCCGACGGGGCAGGTGTTCAGGTGGCAGACGCGCATCATGATGCAGCCGGTCGCCACGAGCGGGGCCGTCGAGAAGGCGAACTCCTCGCCGCCGAGAAGCGCCGCCACCACCACATCCCGGCCCGTCTTGAGCTGGCCGTCGGTCTGCAGGACGACGCGCCCGCGCAGGTCGTTTCGGACCAGGACCTGCTGGGTCTCGGCGAGGCCGAGCTCCCACGGAAGTCCCGCGTGCTTTATGGAGGAGAGCGGTGAGGCACCCGTCCCGCCGTCGTGGCCGGAGATCGTTATGTGGTCGGCCTTCGCCTTCGCCACACCAGCCGCCACCGTGCCGACCCCGACCTCGGCGACGAGCTTCACGCTCACGTCGGCGCGGGGGTTTGCGTTCTTGAGGTCGTGGATAAGCTGGGCGAGATCCTCTATCGAGTAGATGTCATGGTGGGGCGGCGGGGATATGAGGCCGACGCCCGGCGTCGAGTAGCGGACCTTCGCTATGTCTTCCGAGACCTTGTGGCCCGGGAGCTGGCCGCCCTCGCCAGGCTTGGAGCCCTGGGCCATCTTTATCTGCAAGACGTCCGCGTTTACGAGGTACTCCGTCGTGACGCCGAACCGGCCGCTGGCGACCTGCTTGACGGCGCTGCGGCGGTTGTCGCCGCCCGGGTCGGGGGTGAAGCGCGAGGGATCTTCTCCACCCTCACCGGTGTTCGACTTGCCGCCGATGCGGTTCATGGCGATGGCGAGCGTCTCGTGGGCCTCTTTGGAGATCGAACCGAACGACATCGCGCCCGTCACGAACCGCTTGACGATCTCCTTGGCAGGCTCCACCTCTTCTAGCGGTATCGGCGCCTGCTCGAACTCGAAGAGGCCGCGCAACGTCGAGTAGCGCGCGCTCTGCTCGTCGAAGTGGCGGGTGAACTGCTTGAAGGTCTCGAAGTCTCCGGTCTTGACGGCCCGCTGCAGCGGGACGATGCTGTCGGGGTTCCACTGGTGGTACTGGCCCTGCTGGCGCAGCTGGTACTCGCCGCCAATCTCCAGCTCCTCGGCGTTGTCCTCTGCGGCGGCGAAGGCGGCCCGGTGGCGCTCCAGGGTCTCGCGGGCCAGGGCTTCGATGCCGACGCCCCCCACGCGCGAGGCCGTGCCGACGAAATGTTTGTCGATAAACTCCTCGTTCAGGCCGACGGCCTCGAAGATCTGGGCCCCGCAGTACGAAAAGAGCGTCGAGATCCCCATCTTGGAGATTACCTTCAAGAGGCCCTTCCCGACGGCCTTGACGTAGTTCTTGGACGCCTCCTCGGCGTCCACGCCCTCCGTGAGGTGGGATTCGGTGAGCTCCTCGATCGTCTCGAAGGCCAGGTACGGCGCTATGGCCGTCGCCCCGTAGCCGACGAGCAGGGCGAAGTGGTGGACCTCCCGCGCCTCGGCGGTCTCGACGACGAGCGTCGTCGCCGTGCGGATGCCGGCCCGCACCAGGTGGTGGTGGACGGCGGCAGTGGCGAGCAGGCTCGGTATCGGGGCCTGCATCTCGTTGACGCCCCTGTCGCTCAGGACCAGGACGGCCGAACCGCCCCTGACCGCGCCCTCGGCCTTCTCGCACAGGACCGTGAGCGCCTTCTCCATCCCGGCCTCGCCGGCCGAGACGGGAAAGAGGGTCGAGAGCGTCGTGGAGCTCGCGCGCTCGTCGCCCAAGGCCCGGATCTTTTCCAGCTCGACCGCCGTGAGCACGGGCTGGTCTATAAGGACGCGCCGGCAGTGCTCGGGCGTCTCGTCGAACAGGTTCTTCTCGGGCCCGAGGCTCATCTTGAGCGACATGACCAGCTCTTCGCGCAAGGGGTCTATTGGCGGGTTCGTCACCTGCGCGAAGTGCTGCTTGAAGTACGAGAACAGTAGCTGCGGCCTCTCGGAGAGGACCGCGAGCGGGGTGTCCGTGCCCATGGAGCCGTCCGGCTCCTTGCCGTTCTGGGCCATGGGGGCGAGGATTATCCTCTGGTCCTCGATGGTGTATCCGAAGGCCCGCTGGCGCTGCAGCAGCGTGGCCGGCTCGGGGCGCGAGGCCTCGCCGGGGTCGGGTAGCTCGTTCAGGTGGATCTCACCCAGATCCAACCACTCCCGGTAGGGCTGGCGCCCGAAGAGCGGCCCCTTCACGTCCCCGTCGTGCAACAACTCGTGCCGCTCCGTATCGACGACGAGCATCTTGCCCGGCTGGAGCCGCCACCGCTCGATAACGTCCTCGGCCGGTATCCGCAGGGCCCCGTCCTCTGAAGCCATCACCACCCTGCCGTCCTTCGTGACGGAGTAGCGGGCCGGGCGCAGACCGTTCCTGTCCAGCGTCGCCCCAACGAGGCGGCCGTCGGTGAAGGCGACGGCGGCCGGTCCGTCCCACGGCTCCATGAGGGCCGAGTGGTACTGGTAGAAGGCGCGGCGGTCGGGGTCCATCAGGTCGTCGTTCTCCCAGGCCTCCGGGATCATCATGGCGACCGCGTGCGGCAGGCTGCGCCCCGCGAGGTGCAAGAGCTCCAGCGCGTTGTCGAAAGCGGCCGAGTCGCTCTGGCCCGGCGCGATGACCGGAGAAAGCTTGCCCAGGTCGTCGCCGAAGAGCTCCGAGCGCAGCCGGCTCTCGCGGGCGCGCATCCAGTTGACGTTGCCCCTTATGGTGTTGATCTCGCCGTTGTGCGCGATAAAGCGGTAAGGGTGGGCGAGCTCCCAGGAACCCAGGGTGTTCGTCGAGAAACGCTCGTGGACCAGCGAGATCGCGCCGGCGAAGTTCGGGTCCCTGAGATCCGGATAGAACCGAGCCAACTGCCGGCCCTTCAGGAGCCCCTTGTAGATGACGGTCCTCGAAGAGAGGCTGACGACGTAGCAACCCTGCGACTCCTCGGTCTCCTTGTGGAGCCGGCGACGGATCACGTACAGCTTCCGCTCGAACGACGTCTCGTCCCCGCCCCGCCGCCCGACGAAGAACTGCCTGATGCGCGGCATGACGCTGCGCGCGACCTTCCCGACGGCCCCGGGCTCGACCGGAACGTCCCTGAACCCCAGAAGCTCCTGCCCCTCCCGGGCGCAGATCTCCGCGAGCTTCCCCCCGCAATCCGACT carries:
- the gltB gene encoding glutamate synthase large subunit gives rise to the protein MTHKAGLYDALYEHDACGLGFVARIDGRPTRETVEQGLEVLHNLEHRGTTGSDPETGDGAGILTQIPDAFFRRECAGLGIELPAAGGYGVGMLFESGEAMESDCGGKLAEICAREGQELLGFRDVPVEPGAVGKVARSVMPRIRQFFVGRRGGDETSFERKLYVIRRRLHKETEESQGCYVVSLSSRTVIYKGLLKGRQLARFYPDLRDPNFAGAISLVHERFSTNTLGSWELAHPYRFIAHNGEINTIRGNVNWMRARESRLRSELFGDDLGKLSPVIAPGQSDSAAFDNALELLHLAGRSLPHAVAMMIPEAWENDDLMDPDRRAFYQYHSALMEPWDGPAAVAFTDGRLVGATLDRNGLRPARYSVTKDGRVVMASEDGALRIPAEDVIERWRLQPGKMLVVDTERHELLHDGDVKGPLFGRQPYREWLDLGEIHLNELPDPGEASRPEPATLLQRQRAFGYTIEDQRIILAPMAQNGKEPDGSMGTDTPLAVLSERPQLLFSYFKQHFAQVTNPPIDPLREELVMSLKMSLGPEKNLFDETPEHCRRVLIDQPVLTAVELEKIRALGDERASSTTLSTLFPVSAGEAGMEKALTVLCEKAEGAVRGGSAVLVLSDRGVNEMQAPIPSLLATAAVHHHLVRAGIRTATTLVVETAEAREVHHFALLVGYGATAIAPYLAFETIEELTESHLTEGVDAEEASKNYVKAVGKGLLKVISKMGISTLFSYCGAQIFEAVGLNEEFIDKHFVGTASRVGGVGIEALARETLERHRAAFAAAEDNAEELEIGGEYQLRQQGQYHQWNPDSIVPLQRAVKTGDFETFKQFTRHFDEQSARYSTLRGLFEFEQAPIPLEEVEPAKEIVKRFVTGAMSFGSISKEAHETLAIAMNRIGGKSNTGEGGEDPSRFTPDPGGDNRRSAVKQVASGRFGVTTEYLVNADVLQIKMAQGSKPGEGGQLPGHKVSEDIAKVRYSTPGVGLISPPPHHDIYSIEDLAQLIHDLKNANPRADVSVKLVAEVGVGTVAAGVAKAKADHITISGHDGGTGASPLSSIKHAGLPWELGLAETQQVLVRNDLRGRVVLQTDGQLKTGRDVVVAALLGGEEFAFSTAPLVATGCIMMRVCHLNTCPVGIATQDPELRKLFRGTPEHVVNYFFFLAEEVREFMAGMGFRTFEEMVGRTDRLKMRGAIEHWKARGVDLSAILHHDEDSEGKPIRHTELQEHGLDRSLDNELIEGCMPALENGEPVRFSREVLNTHRTVGGMLSGELARRYGNDGLPDGAIRIDMNGVGGQSFGAWLAKGITFALEGTTNDYVGKGLSGGRLAVFPSKVAGYRAARNVVIGNVALYGATAGEAFFRGFAGERFAVRNSGAHAVVEGLGDHGCEYMTGGVVVVLGETGRNFAAGMSGGVAFVLDEEGRFETLCNKDMVGLEAVESEEDEALLREMVEKHLEWTGSERARRVLGEWDELLPRFIKVMPHDLKRVLQERQEAELEVAR
- a CDS encoding glutamate synthase subunit beta, coding for MGDPKGFLKIGRKPTPKRTVEERVQDYRYVYEPMPEEELKGQASRCMDCGVPFCNTGCPLGNLIPDWNDLVYREHWKQAIDRLHQTNNFPEFTGMLCPAPCEAACVLAINDKPVTIKEIELSIINRAFDEGWVVAKPPPPERRTGKKVAVVGSGPAGLAAAQQLNWAGHTVVVFEKDDKIGGLLRYGIPDYKIEKWVVDRRVAMMEEEGVEFRANSHVGENPTTEELKSEFDATVLAVGALQGRDLDVPGRELGGIHLAMDYLVQQNRRVAGLPTNAEIEISAKDKNVVILGGGDTSADCLGNSHREGCASVKVLTHGPKPPENPDHLVWPDWPLILHTYPAHEEGGERGFSVAVKGFSGSNGHVERMHAVETERTPEGKTVPKEGTDFEMETDLVLLAIGFTGPVKDRLQEEMDLGYTDRGAIHSENGFGTRQEDVFVAGDAKRGASLIVWAIAEGRKAARQADEFLMGRSLLPG